One window of the Triticum dicoccoides isolate Atlit2015 ecotype Zavitan chromosome 3B, WEW_v2.0, whole genome shotgun sequence genome contains the following:
- the LOC119278391 gene encoding cytochrome c1-2, heme protein, mitochondrial, with translation MATGRGIGQLLKKAFQQHPSGSSLVSSFRINHQEGTSGFTGLKALAILGVGASGLLSFGTIASADEAEHGLESPSYPWPHEGILSSYDHASIRRGHQVYQQVCASCHSMSLISYRDLVGVAYTEEETKAMAAEIEVVDGPNDEGEMFTRPGKLSDRLPQPYANEQAARFSNGGAYPPDLSLITKARHNGQNYVFSLLTGYRDPPAGVSIREGLHYNPYFPGGAIAMPKMLSDGAVEYEDGTPATEAQMGKDVVSFLSWAAEPEMEERKLMGVKWIFLLSLALLQAAYYRRMKWSVYKSRKLVLDVVN, from the exons ATGGCTACTGGGAGGGGCATCGGCCAGCTTCTGAAGAAAGCATTTCAACAGCACCCATCT GGTTCATCTCTTGTTTCTTCATTCCGGATAAATCATCAAGAAGGAACCTCTGGCTTCACTGGACTGAAAGCATTGGCTATTCTTGGAGTTGGTGCTTCTGGCCTTTTAAGCTTTGGTACAATAGCGTCAGCTGATGAAGCAGAGCATGGGCTAGAATCTCCGAGCTATCCCTGGCCACATGAAGGCATCCTTAGTTCTTATGATCACGCATC AATAAGGCGTGGACATCAAGTTTATCAGCAAGTGTGTGCCTCCTGTCACTCGATGTCCCTGATCTCGTACCGAGACCTGGTCGGTGTTGCCTACACAGAGGAGGAAACAAAGGCAATGGCTGCTGAGATTGAGGTGGTTGATGGGCCAAACGATGAAGGTGAAATGTTCACGCGTCCGGGTAAGCTGAGTGACCGTCTCCCACAACCATATGCGAATGAGCAAGCAGCTCGATTTTCAAATGGTGGAGCATACCCTCCAGACCTCAGCTTGATCACAAAG GCCAGGCACAATGGTCAGAACTACGTTTTTTCTCTTCTTACTGGTTACCGTGATCCACCTGCTGGCGTCTCG ATTCGTGAAGGCTTGCATTACAATCCCTACTTTCCTGGTGGCGCCATAGCCATGCCCAAGATGCTTAGTGATGGAGCTGTCGAGTATGAAGACGGTACTCCTGCAACGGAAGCTCAG ATGGGTAAAGATGTTGTCTCCTTCTTGTCATGGGCGGCTGAGCCGGAGATGGAAGAGAGAAAGCTG ATGGGGGTCAAATGGATCTTCCTACTCTCGCTCGCACTTCTGCAAGCCGCATATTACCGGCGCATGAAGTGGTCGGTCTATAAGTCTCGCAAGCTGGTCCTTGATGTGGTCAATTGA